A single genomic interval of Lathyrus oleraceus cultivar Zhongwan6 chromosome 7, CAAS_Psat_ZW6_1.0, whole genome shotgun sequence harbors:
- the LOC127105738 gene encoding uncharacterized protein LOC127105738 has translation MEFHQHHRNNNNSSPQCSSNSNSISSSSSVTTTTINNNNNNPNRNSNDPMHSWWESVSKARSRIHSLASILPQHNHTLSPLADSERPALSLLSSPTAYSALSSSLSGSHSDPLCHWLYDTFLSSDPHLRLVVLSFIPLLSGLYLSRVHSSDPPSLAGFEAVLLALYAAETKSRAGKPLLVTIPDLSIPSIYHAPLRKPHSPNPTPSVGVISPPLEPHLAVKSTKRACIVGVALHSYFSQISHMPSWSKLEFCLFAAGWAGQDCPCRREFDQIDNLNNTLALSHENGESDAEIEEVAEALNSLEIHHDPDCESPKGNSKGDRIPLPWEILQPALRILGHCLMGPLNSQEVKDAASFAVRCLYARASHDLVPQAILATRSLIQLDNRTRDAAKSASSAAASNVNTPTKAKKPEMLLVSK, from the coding sequence ATGGAGTTTCACCAACACCACCGCAACAACAACAATTCATCTCCACAATGCTCCTCAAATTCCAATTCTATCTCTTCTTCCTCCTCCGTAACCACCACcaccatcaacaacaacaacaacaaccctAACAGAAACTCCAACGACCCTATGCACTCTTGGTGGGAATCCGTCTCCAAAGCCCGTTCCCGAATCCACTCCCTCGCTTCCATCCTCCCTCAACATAACCACACTCTCTCCCCCCTCGCCGATTCCGAACGCCCCGCTCTCTCCCTTCTCTCCTCCCCCACCGCTTACTCCGCCCTCTCTTCTTCCCTCTCCGGTTCCCATTCCGATCCCCTCTGTCACTGGCTTTACGACACTTTTCTCTCCTCTGACCCTCACCTCCGTCTCGTTGTTCTCTCTTTTATCCCTCTCCTCTCCGGACTTTACCTCTCCCGTGTCCATTCCTCCGATCCCCCTTCCCTCGCCGGATTCGAAGCTGTCCTCCTCGCTCTCTACGCCGCCGAAACCAAATCGAGAGCCGGTAAACCTCTCCTTGTTACCATCCCCGATCTATCGATTCCCTCCATCTACCATGCTCCCCTCCGTAAACCCCATTCCCCAAACCCTACTCCCTCCGTCGGTGTTATCTCCCCTCCTCTCGAACCTCATCTCGCCGTTAAATCGACCAAACGCGCCTGCATCGTCGGTGTCGCTCTTCATTCTTACTTCTCCCAGATCTCCCATATGCCTTCCTGGTCAAAGCTTGAATTCTGTCTATTCGCCGCGGGTTGGGCCGGTCAGGACTGCCCCTGCCGGAGAGAATTCGATCAAATCGATAACCTCAACAACACTCTAGCTTTAAGCCATGAGAACGGTGAGAGTGATGCTGAGATTGAGGAGGTTGCCGAAGCGCTGAACAGCTTGGAGATTCATCATGACCCGGATTGTGAATCTCCAAAGGGAAATTCTAAAGGGGATAGAATCCCTTTACCTTGGGAGATTCTTCAACCTGCATTGAGAATTCTAGGACATTGTTTGATGGGTCCATTGAATTCTCAAGAGGTTAAGGATGCTGCTTCTTTTGCTGTTAGGTGTTTGTATGCAAGAGCTTCTCATGATTTAGTGCCGCAAGCAATACTTGCTACAAGAAGTCTCATTCAGCTCGATAACAGGACGAGGGATGCTGCAAAATCAGCTTCTTCTGCAGCTGCTTCAAATGTCAACACACCTACCAAAGCCAAGAAACCGGAAATGCTTCTAGTTTCAAAGTGA